The segment AAAGTTGCCTTTTCTGGAGACACTGCAGAGTGGCTGCCCAGTTTCGTAGTTTTTAAAGCCTCTGACTGAAAAAAGTTTCTAGATTGTTATGGTTCTACTTAATAACTTTATAAGGTGTTAGGTAAAGCTCTTAAACCTTGGCACAGCTCTTAGAGGTAGTAAACAATTCAGCAGTTCCGATCAAATATTTATACTGACAAAATCAAAAAGCCCAGCATTTTTATGTTCTCTGGTCATGTGGGAATGAAGTGAATAAATAATGTAATTTACCTTTCCTGTTAAGGGGGGAaacatcaagaaaaaagaaattattactttttttttaaaagcactgtTTTAATTACCCTCTAGCTCTTCAGAAATTTGTGACTGTAAAACTGTTGATCATAGCTTATGGTCAGAATGTTGCATTATGGAATTCTTATAGGAACTGGAGTTTAATCACCACTTATCCATAGTACTTTCTCAGTAATGTTCCATGATGATAATATACAGTACAGTTGAATGCTCTAAAGTGACTTCTCACCCATAACTTCTCCTTTGGTTTGTTTTAATGCTCAATTCccacccccctccaaaaaaaaaaaaaagatagaaaagtcATTGAAAAAGACCTTGGATGATATTTTACTATAGTGAACTAGCTACAGAAATTTTTCCTGGTAGGCCTTCCCCCCCAGACCCCCTTTccatactctcccttctatctcccccTGTCTTTCCCCCAGCCCTACTTCCATTTGGGGCCAGGTAGCTGAGTTTGACATGACTTCTTCCCTTTTCAGGTGAAATCCGATGCTACTGTGATGCAGCCCACTGTGTTGCAACTGGCTATATGTGTAAATCAGAGCTGAATGCCTGCTTCTCGAGACTTCTTGACCCCCAGAACACGCATTCCCCACTTACTCATGGCTGCCTGGACTCTATTGCAAGCACCGCAGACCTCTGCCAAGCCAAACAGTCACAAAACCACTCTGGCCCCACTGTGCCCACGTTGGAATGTTGTCCTGAAGATATGTGTAACTACAGAGGGCTGCACGATGTTCTCTCTGCGCCCAAGGGTGAGACCTCAGGTAGGGAGAAGGTGGCTTTGTAACTCAGCTGCTTGCCTGATCTGTAGGCCTGTGACAGCCAAGACTTTGTACGTCTGCTGTTGATTTGGTTGTTAATGTCATTAGAGACACCAGAGGGAGAGGCATGGCTGGATGCAAAAAGGCGTCTCTCTTGAGTAGCTTTTATGTCTGCACAAGCATAAGATGTCTGTCTGCCTAATAGGCTTGGCCTGTTTTTTTCAACATTTCTAAGAGATTAAAGAACATTAGTCCTCATTCGTATTTGGCGACTTAGAGATGGTAGTCCCTagcttaatatttaaaaatgggTTGGGATCGTCTTCCTGGCACTTTTGTGGCAAGTAACTCTTGGGTCGTTTCATTGTAATCTTGTGTTTTGTTCATATGGAATATGTCCAGATTGACTCATCACTAAATTCAAATAAGAGTATTGATGGTTTTCTCATCCCATTCCCGGCAGGACAAGGAAGCCGATATCAGCATGACAGCAGCCGAAATCTCATCACCAAGGTCCAGGAGCTGACCTCTTCCAAGGAATTGTGGTTCAGAGCAGCTGTCATAGCGGTACCCATAGCCGGTGGGCTGATCTTAGTGTTACTTATCATGTTAGCTCTGAGGATGCTCCGAAGTGAAAATAAGAGACTTCAGGACCAGCGGCAGCAGATGATTTCCCGTTTGCACTATAGTTTTCATGGACACCATTCCAAAAAGGGACAGGTGGCGAAGTTAGACTTGGAATGCATGGTGCCAGTCAGCGGGCATGAGAATTGCTGTATGAGCTGtgataaaatgagacaaacagaCCTCAGCAACGAGAAAATCCTCTCCCTGGTTCATTGGGGAATGTACAGTGGGCATGGGAAGCTGGAATTTGTATGACCAAGTTTTACCTGAATTAaacttaatgggaaaaaaatcaaaaaccaaAACTCTTGAAGACCTTTGGGTTCTGCTGGACAGGAGCACTTTatctgaagaaaaacaaaacaaaattcactaATCGTCTTTGAGAGAGAAAATAACCTCTACAGACAGAGTCTTGGAGATTTCTTCTGAAGGATTATTTGCACAGATTTAAAATACACTCAAATGTATTATTTGCTTTAAAACTGTAAAAGTGAAAAGTAGAAGTTGTACACTGTCACCAGGGTTATTTGAACTGTAGGGAGCTGGAAATGAGTATCAAAATAAACTGAAATATACAGTATACAAGCTCCTACATGTTTCTCGATTTATTGTAaagatttaaatatatatatatattttgtctgAAATTTAGTGGTGtctttcttaaattaaaaaaatagttggAAGATGATCTAACTACAGGATTAACTTGTATATTTGAGGCTCTGTTGCAAGGAAtcaatgctcaataaatgttttgatcTGATCTGTTACAGTGTTAAAAGTACCACATGTATTGTTTGGGGTATGTTGAATAGTGCCTGAATCTGCAATATCCATCCGTCTTTCCCTTACTCAGAATTGTCTGTGTGAGGAGAATCCTGTTTTTCAGCCTTCTCTGTGATACTAGTTTTAATTATCCCAGGTCAGGTATGTCAGTCAAATCTCTATGAAATGCTTCTAGTGTTGGTCTTCATTGACTTCACCCTTTTGGTTTTAAGCTATTCTCCCTCATCCCCAGCAtctaaattttcttatttaaGTTGATCACTTTTTTCTTGTATCGTTGAGTGATTGATTCCTTATTCCATTTTGTCTCAAGCTTAAATGGGCTAAATTTTCCATTATAATGTGGTTCTTATTTCCCAAAACCTGTTCATCCCTCATACTGATATCTCCCTTATCCCCCTCAGTTCTTAGAGAACCTGACAAAACTGAGCCTGGTATGCCAGCTAAGATTGGAAAATGTATGGTGGTAGGAAGTCATCACTTCGGCTTATTTGACACTTAGCCCTTGATTAATGCCACCCAATGTAGCGTTGATGTTAGCCAAGTGATTAATGTGGTTAAAATAAACAAGATCATATTCACTATCTTCTTCAGTACTTTCTTTGGGTGGATACCACTCAGCTTTAATTCATACTTAATCTATGTATGCCTACTGGCCACAGTATCTGTTTGACTTGCTGAGGACCTATGAACTTGTATATGTGTGAGAATAGGTTTTCTCTTCTATGACTTGGAAAATACCATTTGCTTTTACTGTCCATTTCTGGAGCatattatttttgtgaaaagtttaaaaaaaattgagcctATAATGAGGTGAATGTAATGGTCAGTTCTACCTACAGCTAGAGAGATCCCAGTTAAATTGAATGCTTGCATCAATTTTGCTCTATCATGGTCCCATGAGGCCTGTCTAGGGGATGAAGTGAATGAGACTTTGGAATAATAAGGaagccttttaaaattaaatatttaaaattaccACATTAGCATCATGCTTTTTTGAGGTTCCTGATAAAAGTTAATTTTAGGGCCAAATTTTAGTGTCCTTTATTGATATTTTAGTTTGTTCAACCTGGAAACAAGTTAAAAACCTAGAGCCTCTTGGACTTCTGTTTTTTATATATTCCTGTTTAGTCTTTGCCACTATTGTATAAAGTTTTGGATGGTCCCTCAAGGAGGATTTCTACATATAGATCTGCCAGTTTTATCAGGCTGAACTGACGTTTCTCCATCCACTACCACCCCATGGCAATATCAGATGATTCTGATATACTGGTACCCCAG is part of the Notamacropus eugenii isolate mMacEug1 chromosome 3, mMacEug1.pri_v2, whole genome shotgun sequence genome and harbors:
- the BAMBI gene encoding BMP and activin membrane-bound inhibitor homolog produces the protein MDRHSSYIFVWLQIELCAMAILLTKGEIRCYCDAAHCVATGYMCKSELNACFSRLLDPQNTHSPLTHGCLDSIASTADLCQAKQSQNHSGPTVPTLECCPEDMCNYRGLHDVLSAPKGETSGQGSRYQHDSSRNLITKVQELTSSKELWFRAAVIAVPIAGGLILVLLIMLALRMLRSENKRLQDQRQQMISRLHYSFHGHHSKKGQVAKLDLECMVPVSGHENCCMSCDKMRQTDLSNEKILSLVHWGMYSGHGKLEFV